One genomic region from Dromaius novaehollandiae isolate bDroNov1 chromosome 21, bDroNov1.hap1, whole genome shotgun sequence encodes:
- the DRD2 gene encoding D(2) dopamine receptor, with translation MDPLNLSWYNGDIGNRNWSKPLNESDADQKPQYNYYAMLLTLLIFVIVFGNVLVCMAVSREKALQTTTNYLIVSLAVADLLLATLVMPWVVYLEVVGEWRFSRIHCDIFVTLDVMMCTASILNLCAISIDRYTAVAMPMLYNTRYSSKRRVTIMIAVVWVLSFAISCPLLFGLNNTDENECIIANPAFVVYSSIVSFYVPFIVTLLVYVQIYIVLRKRRKRVNTKRSTHALDSDTQAPLKDKCTHPEDVKLCTVIVKSNGSFQVNKRKVILVQEAESHIEEMEMEMVSSTSPPEKTTFKPGARSNHQLIVPVASNQCTNSTLQATLDSPVKVEKNGHAKETLQTAKVFEIQSMPNGKTRTSLKTVSRRKLSQQKEKKATQMLAIVLGVFIICWLPFFITHILNMHCDCNIPPAMYSAFTWLGYVNSAVNPIIYTTFNIEFRKAFMKILHC, from the exons ATGGATCCACTAAACCTCTCCTGGTACAATGGTGACATCGGCAACAGGAACTGGAGCAAGCCACTCAACGAGTCCGATGCAGACCAGAAGCCTCAGTACAACTACTATGCCATGTTGCTCACCCTCCTCATCTTTGTTATAGTTTTTGGCAATGTGCTGGTGTGTATGGCTGTGTCCAGGGAAAAAGCCCTTCAGACTACCACTAATTACCTGATCGTCAGTCTGGCAGTGGCAGATCTCTTGCTAGCAACTCTGGTCATGCCTTGGGTGGTCTATCTGGAG GTTGTTGGTGAGTGGAGGTTCAGTCGGATTCACTGTGATATCTTCGTAACCCTTGATGTTATGATGTGTACTGCCAGTATCCTCAATCTCTGTGCCATCAGCATTGACAG GTACACAGCAGTAGCAATGCCAATGCTGTACAATACCCGCTACAGCTCAAAGCGCAGGGTCACCATCATGATTGCTGTGGTCTGGGTGCTTTCATTTGCCATCTCCTGCCCACTCCTGTTTGGCCTCAATAACACAG ATGAGAATGAGTGTATCATTGCCAATCCTGCCTTTGTTGTGTATTCCTCTATCGTCTCCTTCTATGTTCCCTTCATTGTCACCCTGCTGGTGTACGTACAGATTTACATAGTGCTCCGGAAGCGCAGGAAGCGCGTCAACACCAAGCGCAGCACCCACGCCCTGGATTCTGACACACAGGCCCCGCTGAAG GACAAATGCACTCATCCAGAAGATGTGAAGCTCTGCACAGTTATTGTGAAGTCCAATGGGAGTTTCCAAGTTAATAAACGCAAAG TGATTCTTGTCCAGGAGGCAGAGAGTCACATAGAGGAGATGGAAATGGAGATGGTGTCCAGTACCAGTCCTCCTGAGAAGACCACTTTCAAACCAGGTGCACGAAGCAACCATCAGCTGATTGTGCCAGTTGCTTCCAATCAGTGCACCAATTCAACCCTTCAGGCAACCTTGGACAGCCCTGTGAAAGTCGAGAAGAATGGACATGCCAAAGAAACCCTCCAAACAGCCAAGGTCTTTGAGATCCAGTCTATGCCCAATGGAAAGACAAGGACCTCTCTCAAGACTGTGAGCAGGAGGAAACTGTcacaacagaaggaaaagaaagccaCTCAGATGCTAGCCATTGTACTTG gTGTTTTCATCATCTGCTGGCTCCCATTCTTCATCACTCACATCCTGAACATGCACTGCGATTGCAACATCCCCCCAGCAATGTATAGCGCCTTTACGTGGCTTGGATATGTCAATAGTGCTGTCAACCCAATTATTTACACTACCTTCAACATTGAATTTCGTAAGGCTTTCATGAAGATCCTccactgctaa